A genome region from Tenebrio molitor chromosome 4, icTenMoli1.1, whole genome shotgun sequence includes the following:
- the ifc gene encoding sphingolipid delta(4)-desaturase DES1 isoform X2 → MLQPFFYAFRPLVTYPKKPTTLEFVNTVIQLIFDAIVVYFFGGRVLGYLIFGSVMAMGLHPVAGHFVSEHYMFKKGYETYSYYGPLNWITFNVGYHNEHHDFPYVPGSRLPDVKKIAPEFYDNLPQHNSWTAVLYDFVMDPDVGPYARMKRKAKGLES, encoded by the exons ATGCTGCAGCCCTTCTTTTACGCTTTTAGGCCTCTAGTAACGTACCCCAAGAAACCGACGACTCTCGAATTTGTCAATACTGTGATACAACTGATTTTCGATGCCATCGTGGTGTACTTCTTCG GAGGACGAGTCCTGGGCTACCTGATTTTCGGGTCTGTTATGGCCATGGGTTTGCACCCGGTAGCCGGACACTTCGTTTCGGAGCACTACATGTTCAAGAAAGGCTACGAAACGTACAGTTACTACGGCCCCCTCAATTGGATCACGTTCAACGTGGGGTACCACAACGAACACCACGACTTTCCCTACGTTCCGGGGTCGCGTCTGCCTGAT GTGAAGAAGATCGCCCCCGAGTTCTACGACAATTTGCCCCAACACAATTCGTGGACTGCAGTACTGTACGATTTCGTGATGGACCCCGATGTGGGTCCTTACGCCAGAATGAAGCGTAAAGCCAAAGGACTAGAGTCGTAA